The Citrus sinensis cultivar Valencia sweet orange chromosome 4, DVS_A1.0, whole genome shotgun sequence DNA segment CAtcaagaattaataataaattatgtagAAGCATACCTAAATCTATAGTACTTTATTGCTCTTTGGAGTTGTGTGATTGGCCTTCTAGATCTACATATTCTCCATgagaatcctttaattttcgttgcgctctctctctctgatgATGAGATGTcagaaatagtaaaaagataCATGTGACCTGAGGACCGTGGCCACTTATATATACAacttttcttgttatttttaggTATTTCTATTTCAACTCATcatagaaatagaaattacCTTTTATGTCTCTATACATTAAAAGCTCACACCTTATTAAATGATGCATTAAagcctaaattattgaaaaccGTAACagatcacttttaattggACTTAATCCTATATGACAGTCTAcaacatataattatttacaatataaGCTTAATGTTGAATTAAGGATCTAACAATATTAGATTACAAATCCAACAATATCTCCCACTTGAAGTAagaagaaagaggaagaagacaAATTGAATGCAAAAACAACATGTTTGTAATAAGAATTTCCCAACCGCTGCCAGTGTTTATTACTATTTAGGCTTATTTTAGGGATAAGTGAGTGttataaaattgtttaaattgtttcttaatattttaatggggTTATTTGAGAATAAGAGTtctaacaattttatttatttttttttttttggaagagTGATGATATATCCAATCTTAAACAAATCAAGTTGTCTTCAAATTATAACTAATGTGAACTCTATGTAGTTATCCTTTTAGGTAGGTTTCCAAAAATTGTGGGTAGAAATAATTATATGACAAGAATGTGTGCATTTTCAATATGCATGACAGATGGTTTAGAAATTTTCTACACATAAATGACCTACAATAAaaccttgtaaaataatagttgataaattgataattaattaatttaaaacaaaaaatatatgatgtatctatgatttttttgttatattaacataatattttatacatttcaTTGGtcattatgttttttttcacCACTTATAGATGATAAACCTTGTattctatatgttatgttaggaaaaataatagagaGATTGGCCTAATAAATTATCTCCAAAATATCTTTTCTTATGAGTAATTCACTTAATCAAGATCAAACCATGATCATATCatataatttgatataatCACCATATTCTTTAATTAGACTATcgtatttaataaaaaaatttactttattttaaaactttttaataaagaataaattttaagtagtGCGCTACtcattgatttcattttaaGAAAAGATGGTCAAAAGtcttatgaaattaaaaaaaaaaaattatggatcgaATTCCATGCAAGTAAACACCAAGAATGATTTCTATTCCCCGTTCTGGCAGGCAAACACATCCTCAACtccaaaaacatttttatgGAAGCAGTATTCATCATTGTATAATGCCTTATTTAATGCCCTTGTgaaattattctcttttaaatCAATAGACCTCAGTGAAAGTGTAACTTTGCAGCAATTTGTGATTGAAGAGAATTCAAGTACTAAAAAGTCACAGgcattcaaaaataatttattttgaagtgatttaattacataatgaGTTTAGGACTAGTTTAGTAATactgtagtttttaaaataattgttattagttgtactataaaaataatcacgtatgaatagaattaattaaacattttgtgaaatttatttttaaaaatactgtaagttttaaaagcagttatatgtgtttgataaatcttattattaaactgttataagaatataaatgattaaattgaatataatattaaataaaatttatttatacatatataaacatgtatataaaatattttcttcatttatttgtactattaatttttttattttattatctcaatataattagtaataataataattcctttaaaaatagtgattttcattttttaagtaataaggagaattttagatttataatatatatgggatatatatgaaattgtattaaatataacagtaattattaaaatcagattttaaaagtaattttttctttattttttacatttattgtaagataaagtgattttatcgaaaataatttttttaaaaaaattattaaatattaaaattaaaatttaattttttaaaattatttttaattctccaagaaaataatCTTAAATGGCGCATTAATGAGTTTGATCTGCTACcataattcaaattcaatcaaacaATCCCCAGATTCTTCCATCTCAGTCCCGCAGCCAGAGAGAGACACGTCATTTCACCGAGAACACCGGACACCGCAGAGTTCAAGTGACTTTCCAATGTAATGACTGCAATACCCTCCCAACAAAGACTGTTTTCAGAAATCTTATCGgggataataaaataaaaccacaACAAGAAACAGAAACTGAGGACGCGAGTCATCTTCGCTCGATAATACACTCGATTttcttagttaattttttaataaccaGACGCcacacaaaattttatttcagaattcaaattcaaaagagaaacagagagtgaaaaaaaatcagttcCCAACTCTCCGGTACTCCTTTAATCCCCGTTCCGTCTTCCGTTTCATTTGAATCTAACGGAACGGAAAAGATattagggtttctttttcaagaaaaGTAGATTCTTGTAATCTTTTCCTGGGACAGCGATGTTCACACCACAGAGAAGGCCGATTCCGGCAACGAAGCTAACTCCGAGAGGCACCGAAGCGCAGAGTAGTGGCGCCATTTCAAATGCAAGGAATATTAAAGGGAAGGCCGTTGCTTTTGCTGAAACCCCGTCGGTTCCACCCCCGCCTCCGGTAAATTCTTTGTTGGATTACAATAGTGGTTCGGCGACGGTCTTTCCGGCCGAATCGGAGGATGATTGGAGGAGGTTCAGGGAGGCCGGGTTGCTGGACGAGGCCACAATGGAGCGGAAAGACCGCGAGGCTCTTATGGAGAAAGTCTCCAAGCTTGAGAAAGAGGTcgcttattttgtttttcagttGAATGCATGATATCAattcttgattttattgttataatagAGCAGttgtataaaatatattgtacCTAGACTGCTTATTGAACTAAGACAGTTTGAGTATAGAACTGAACTACTATTTGATTTGTTAACCGTTAATCAAATGTTTACCATTCgataatcttattattaaagatTTCTAATGGGTGTATTAGCCCATCTTGTGTTGTGCACCGGATTTGAAGAGATGATTAACTTGTTTTATTATCGATTAAAATGAAGTCGAAAAGCGTTTCATGGtaaacaatttttgttttttgggttttgttgGGTTAAAAGATTCTAGTTTTACTTGTGGTTTGAAGAAGTCTTCATCATCATACCACAATCTATATATCTTAGTTGGAAGGATTCTAAACATGTGACAAATTACATCTGTATTCAACAGATATGTTTGGTGCCTGTTGGTCCACTACTATAAATTTGCTTAGGGGAATTTCATAGTTGTTTTATGGTAGCATGGTGTTTCACATAACTATCAGTAAAATTTAAAGCTTGTTTCTTTGGCCAAACTCGCCACTGGGATGCATAGTCTCTCTATTTGTACTTCCTTTGGTTTCTGTGAAAGCTATagtttaataatcaattttcttatcacgtttttaatcttctttcttctgTGTCTTCttcataacatttttttccctgTTTTACCTGTGTTTTTAGTATAGTGTCAGATGACATTAACTTCCGGGTTGAAgccttataataaattttagcaATTGTTTTGCACCACCTGATAAACTATTGTTTCTGGCAGTTGTATGATTACCAGTACAATATGGGGCTTCTCCTTATTGAGAAAAAAGAGTGGACTTCAAAGATTGAAGAACTGAGGCAATCATTTGAAGAAACACAGGAGATTCTAAAACGTGAACAGTCAGCTCATTTGATTGCATTTTCTGAGGCTGAGAAGCGTGAAGATAATTTGAGGAGAGCCTTGAGCATGGAAAAGCAGTGTGTTGCAGATGTATGCTTTTCCTATATTCCTTTTTGCTTTATCTAGTAATCATGGAAGTTAATGATCCATGTATGCTTAtgcattttgttttacaatactttcttgtttttgttcaaatttctttctttttggttacCTTCTTAGCTTTCAGTTAGCAAAtctttttcatgttttatattatatgtattgcATTAGTCTTACTACAAATTGTGCAGTAATACACTTCATTACTAGATGATTTGGGATCTCCTTTAGAATGCttgaacaataaaatatatataaatataggACAGTGGCCCAATCCGGGGGCCCCGGATTGAATCATTGTCGGGGAATCCCCCAGGGGCCGTTGGATTTCAATCCAACGGCCGCGgggggctttttttttttttttaatttaatttgtgggCTGCACATGGTGGGGTCCACCATGTGCAGCCACTAGTTTTTGTCCCGGAAACTGTTCCAATCCGGGACTCCCGGATTGGAACAGtaccctatatatatatattattttatttttccaacatCACTAGTTACTGAACTAATGGTTATGATGCCTCTATTGTAATTGGCTACTTATGCCCTTATCATGGTCATGGCTTTATCACTGCAGCTTGAAAAGGCTTTGCGTGATATGGGAGAGGAGCATGCCCAAACCAAGTTGTTTTCTGAGAAAACGTTGACTGATGCAAATACTCTGCTTGGTGGAATTGAGGGTAAATCTTTGGAGGTGGAAGAGAAGTTTCATGCTGCTGAAGCCAAACTTGCTGAGGTAAATAGAAAGAGCTCTGAATTAGAGATGAAATTGCAAGAGTTGGAATCTCGTGAAAGTGTGATTAAGAGGGAGCGCCTTTCTTTAGTTACAGAGTACGCTTCATGCTTAgtacttttataatttctgaTAAAGGCTTCTTTTAAACTTTCTTGAGTATGTAAGTAACATAAGATGGTGtttgcattaatttttgtatttggtTCTGTTGATCTTAGACGAGAAGCACATGAGGCTGCTTTCTATAAACAAAGAGAAGATTTAAGGGAGTGGGAGAAGAAACTACAGATAGGGGATGAAAGGCTATCTGAGCTTAGGAGAACTCTTAATCAAAGAGAGGTAAAGGCAAATGAAAACGAAAGGATTCTTAAGCAGAAAGAAAGGGACCTTGAAGagttggaaaagaaaattgatttgtcCAGCTCAAAGTTGAAAGAAAGGGAGGATGAAATAAATAGTCGACTAGCAGAGTTAGTTGTAAAGGAAAGAGTGGGTTTTCTGGCCTATCTGATCtatttgttgtattttatttgtgctTACAGTTTACCTTCGTTTTCatataatgttttattaaatttttttttttcaggaaGCTGATTGTTTGAGAAGCACCgtagaaatgaaagaaaagagacTCCTGACAATagaagaaaaacttaatgcaaGGGAAAGAGTGAGTCCCAGTGCTTGTTCTTTCCTGCTAAGTAAATGCTCTATGTACATTATGCAACTATTGGAATACATCTTGTTTGGtagtttactttttcttttcaatttgatcCATGAAGCAATAGACGGCATTTTTCAATCATTATTTGCCAGCACAATATGCCGATGCTCTATCGATGTCGTTTGAAGTTTCTTCAACATCAATGCTTTTTGCTTATTAGTAATGAAACTGTGCAAGCTTATTAGGTGTAAAACTTTTGAGTTGGAGTTTGGATGATATTCTCACACCTGATACATGAAGAGTGAGTCGGTCTTCTTTTGTTATTGACTTTAATTTGCTATCGGTTATGATTCAAGATGGTCTAGCCAGTATACTCAGCAAATAATGAATGCTAcatactctctctctttcgCTCTGAGATTTTTGTGTGCATAAATGTCACTGAGAGCCTTCTGCTGCAAGTGTATTTGAAGGTCatttgaaatcaaaattttttcactTCTATTGCAGCCTGAATTTAGATCCTCTGTCAATATTTACGGCCTAACTGAACTTTTTCTGGGTCAAGTGTATGTGCCGGTATCAGGTTTTCCTTCTTAACTCCTCTTCTCTCACAGTCCCCCACTCcaatctctctttttttttttttttgccttctCACTCATTATTTAGTTTGATAGCCCAAAACTAATTGGCAAAAGTACGGTGATGAGCCTTGCAGAACTTAATTTTAAGAGTCGAATCACGTGTTGTATTTATTAAACTGACAATGCTTTTTCATGCATAGAAACTTATGCCAAGTTTAGGCCAattgaataagaaaattattgttgaCTGATTAGAGCTTCTTCGATAGCCTTACAATAACATTGTTCGGTATTTAAAGTTGTTTGGATGTGTTTTTAGTTGGAAAAGGTATGTTGTCATTGTGTGTTCATGAGAACTTATGCCACagattcattaattaaatgatagCTCAACTGGGACAGTTTCAGCATTTTTATGATGACTTTgcatttttttgttgtaaacGATTAGAAAGGGTGTGGTGAATGTTTTTGGCCATTTGACTTGTGTTGGGTTGTGgcgataaattattttatacttcCATATTTGTGTTTTTGCTTGtgtaaatttcttcatctGTTTCTGTCTCTGGTTAGAGTAGTTTCATTTGTTGGCTTGGAGCAAGTAAATGATTATATTTGCTTTTAAGAGGAACAGTTTGTGTTTGTTCTGAAAGTATCTACTAATGAATTTATGTTGTCGTTCAAAAACTTCTGTATCTATGGTCTTCTTCAGGTAGAGATTCAGAAGCTTCTTGATGATCAAAGAGCCATTCTGGATGCTAAGCAGCAGGAGTTTGAGTTGGAGTtggaagagaagagaaaatcaATTGAGGAGGAAATGAGAAGTAAGATAAGTGCACTGGATCAGCAAGAGTTTGAAATTAGCCACAGGGAAGAGAAGTTGGAAAGACGTGAGCAAGCATTGGATAAGAAGTCAGATAGAGTGAAGGAGAAAGAGAATGATCTCGCAGCTAGGTTGAAATCtgtaaaagagagagaaaagtttGTGAAAGCTGAGGAGAAAAAGTTGGAGTTGGAAAAGCAAAAATTGATTGCTGACAAAGAAAGCTTGCAGATTCTTAAAGTTGAGATTGATAAGATAGAGTCTGAAAATGTTCAGCAGGAATTGCAGATTCAAGAGGAGTGTCAGaaactgaaaataaatgaagaagagAAGTCAGAACTCCTCCGTTTGCAGTCACAACTGAAACAACAGATTGAAACGTACAGACATCAGCAGGAGTTACTTTTGAAGGAGCACGAAGATTTGCAACAGGATCGGGAGAAATTTGAGAAAGAATGGGAAGTGCTGGATGAGAAAAgagatgaaattaataaagaacaagAGAAAATTGCTGACGAGAAAAAGAAGCTTGAAAAATTGCAGCATTCTGCAGAAGAAAGGTTGAAGAAAGAGGAATGTGCCATGCGGGATTATGTTCAGAGGGAGATAGAAGCTATCAGACTAGACAAAGAAGCATTTGAAGCCACAATGAGGCATGAGCAGTTGGTTTTGTCTGAAAAAGCTAAAAATGATCGCAGGAAGATGcttgaagaatttgaaatgcAGAGGATGAATCAGGAGGCTGAGCTGCTGAATAGGCGGgacaaaatggaaaaagaactGCAAGAAAGAACAAGGACATTTGAGGAGAAGAGGGAGAGAGTACTTAATGATATTGCTCACTTGAAGGAAGTTGCAGAGGGAGAAATACAAGAAATAAAGTCTGAAAGGGATCAATTAGAAAAGGAGAAGCATGAAGTTAAAGTTAACAGGGAGAAGCTGCAAGAACAACAACTTGGAATGCGCAAGGACATTGATGAGCTTGATATTCTTTGTAGGAGGCTTTATGGTGATCGAGAGCAATTTAAACGTGAAAAAGAACGGTTTCTGGAGTTTGTTGAGAAGCACACAAGTTGCAAGAATTGTGGAGAAATGATGAGagcatttgtaatttcaaacCTGCAACTCCCTGATGATGAAGCCAGGAATGATATTCCTCTACCACAGGTGGCAGAAAGATGTTTAGGGAACCGTCAAGGTGATGTAGCTGCTCCTTATGACTCAAATATCAGTAATTCTCATGGTGGAATGAATTTGGGAAGAGCTGATTCTGGAGGTCACATGTCTTGGCTGCGTAAATGCACTTCAAAAATTTTCAGCATATCTCCAATTAAAAAGAGTGAgcatatttctacttcaatGTTGGAAGAGGAAGAACCACAGTCAGCTGTGCCCACTATTATGCAAGAAAAAGCTGAGGGGCCTGGTGTGCTTGTCAGTAAAGAAGCAATAGGGTACAGTAGTCCTGAAGATGAACCTCAATCATCTTTCAGGCTAGTGAATGATTCCACAAACAGAGAGATGGATGATGAATATGCTCCATCTGTAGATGGGCATAGCTACATGGATAGTAAAGTAGAAGATGTTGCTGAGGATTCCCAACAGTCTGAACTGAGGAGTGGGAAACGGAGACCTGGTAGAAAGCGCAAGTCTGGAGTGAATAGGACACGCTCAGTAAAGGCTGCGGTTGAGGATGCAAAGTTGTTTCTTGGGGAAAGCCCAGAAGGTGCAGGATTGAATGCAAGTTTTCAGGCACACGAGGACAGTCAAGGCATTTCTAGTCATACTCAGGAAGCAAGTAATATGGCAAAGAAGCGGCGACGACCTCAAACCTCAAAAACTACGCAGAGTGAGAAAGATGGTGCTGATAGCGAGGGATATTCTGACAGTGTCACAGCTGGTGGTGGCCGTAGGAAGAGGCGTCAAACTGTAGCTACAGTGTCACAAACTCCAGGGGAGAGGCGATACAACCTCAGGCGACACAAGACGTAAGCATTAATGTTTTCTTGTGTGTGGATTGTGTTTGTGATGAAATAAAGCTGTAGTTCTATCTTAGAATGATGCTTCTTTTCAGGGTGTGCACTGATTTGATGAACTTTTCCAGTGAAATTATTCAATAGAAACAAGCTTTAATGGTATAGTAATTTGTTTGACTGTTTGCAAATCAATGTTTTTACTGCTGGCCAGTTTCTCTGTCCAGTCCTTTCCCCGACTTCAGAAAGTTTCCAAGGGCTTGAGTATCAGTATGCTTGATCAACGTATTATCATGTTTACCGAGTTGGGTTTTTATTAGCTTTTGTTCCTGAATTGGTTTTACTAGAGAAATTgctgaaataaaataaaatgatattccGACATTGGAAGAACATCTTATTCCCACTTTAGAAAACGAAAATTGCAAAacattctttcaaatttttgatcTTGAGATATAGTCTCACTTTTGTGTATGGTCACAAGGGTTGAAAATCTCTTGTAATGTAGGTTCATTGAAGTATACTGTGGTGAAGGGCATTGTTAAATATTTGTAATCACTGAGGCTAAAGGTTGAGCTATATTTACCATCTTTGGTAATCTCACTGTGATAAtctaaaaaatgtgtaaatttgaacaatagaAAATGGAATGAGAGTTGATTTCTGAAATCGAAACATTTTAGTGAAAGTAAAATTCATTGAGATGGAACATATCTTCTCACATGAATTATTCTGTGGTTTTCCATCTCACAGAAAACAGTATTGTGCTCTGTCCTTGATTTGTAACTTCATCGATTACTTGTACGATCCagttaggtttttttttctgaatatAGCTAAAGCTATAGTGAGCAAGAACCAACACTCTTTAGTCTAATATATCTTATTTAACTCTTATCAGTTCTAGCGCAGTCTTGGCATTAGAGGCCTCGGCTGATCTGAGCAAGGCTAATAAGACGGTAGCTGAAGTTACTAATCCAGTGGAAGTGGTATCAAATCCGAAATCTGCTTCTACATTCCCACCTGCAGTTCTGAATGAGAATGGGAAATCTACCCACTTGGCGCAGGTTACTTCAGTAAAAAGCATGGAGCTCTCACGGGACAGGGCTGTTAGGGTAAAATCCTTTTACTTTCCAAGTTTTGGCTAGTAGCTAATTTTAGCTGATGTTCCTCCACAATCTATTTGTTGGGtgtgtttttcatttgttcTTATTTCATGCAGTTTAAGTCAACTACGAACATAGTTGACGAGAATGCTGATGCCCCCAAGTCAATTGAAAATACTGTGTTGAGTGAGGAAGTTAATGGTACATCAGAGTATGTTGATGAAGATGAGAATGGGGGCAGAGTCCTTGAGGATGAAGaagatgacgatgatgat contains these protein-coding regions:
- the LOC102617982 gene encoding nuclear matrix constituent protein 1, with protein sequence MFTPQRRPIPATKLTPRGTEAQSSGAISNARNIKGKAVAFAETPSVPPPPPVNSLLDYNSGSATVFPAESEDDWRRFREAGLLDEATMERKDREALMEKVSKLEKELYDYQYNMGLLLIEKKEWTSKIEELRQSFEETQEILKREQSAHLIAFSEAEKREDNLRRALSMEKQCVADLEKALRDMGEEHAQTKLFSEKTLTDANTLLGGIEGKSLEVEEKFHAAEAKLAEVNRKSSELEMKLQELESRESVIKRERLSLVTEREAHEAAFYKQREDLREWEKKLQIGDERLSELRRTLNQREVKANENERILKQKERDLEELEKKIDLSSSKLKEREDEINSRLAELVVKEREADCLRSTVEMKEKRLLTIEEKLNARERVEIQKLLDDQRAILDAKQQEFELELEEKRKSIEEEMRSKISALDQQEFEISHREEKLERREQALDKKSDRVKEKENDLAARLKSVKEREKFVKAEEKKLELEKQKLIADKESLQILKVEIDKIESENVQQELQIQEECQKLKINEEEKSELLRLQSQLKQQIETYRHQQELLLKEHEDLQQDREKFEKEWEVLDEKRDEINKEQEKIADEKKKLEKLQHSAEERLKKEECAMRDYVQREIEAIRLDKEAFEATMRHEQLVLSEKAKNDRRKMLEEFEMQRMNQEAELLNRRDKMEKELQERTRTFEEKRERVLNDIAHLKEVAEGEIQEIKSERDQLEKEKHEVKVNREKLQEQQLGMRKDIDELDILCRRLYGDREQFKREKERFLEFVEKHTSCKNCGEMMRAFVISNLQLPDDEARNDIPLPQVAERCLGNRQGDVAAPYDSNISNSHGGMNLGRADSGGHMSWLRKCTSKIFSISPIKKSEHISTSMLEEEEPQSAVPTIMQEKAEGPGVLVSKEAIGYSSPEDEPQSSFRLVNDSTNREMDDEYAPSVDGHSYMDSKVEDVAEDSQQSELRSGKRRPGRKRKSGVNRTRSVKAAVEDAKLFLGESPEGAGLNASFQAHEDSQGISSHTQEASNMAKKRRRPQTSKTTQSEKDGADSEGYSDSVTAGGGRRKRRQTVATVSQTPGERRYNLRRHKTSSAVLALEASADLSKANKTVAEVTNPVEVVSNPKSASTFPPAVLNENGKSTHLAQVTSVKSMELSRDRAVRFKSTTNIVDENADAPKSIENTVLSEEVNGTSEYVDEDENGGRVLEDEEDDDDDSDHPGEASIGKKLWNFFTS